In a genomic window of Zootoca vivipara chromosome 5, rZooViv1.1, whole genome shotgun sequence:
- the LOC118094091 gene encoding nuclear body protein SP140-like protein, translated as MSAPGSSAEILDWFRAHKMKISTAIRDLFPFLYDLRDKNIIPEEDFKIWEDKITANPNDIRRVVYDVLESIQNNLSAIKEIFCSQNLAAYQDLRPLYESLENGTQEQNLDFQGTTLPVTCGTAQGILHTDIFATGVSRKSIEGSNGKWFTPSQFETEGGRKHWKWWRRSIQCGRTSLDTLIKRGQLPEPPLNSSRTTMPEHDDVCREDSLKCCSSCPRYFHEDCHIPKISAEKSMSAPGTSDEIFRWFRGHKVQISFAIKDTSPFLPLLRAKRIISEKDFKNWYDKVAAKPNDICKVVCDVLESIQTNVSAIEEIFCKENLDAYPNLQPLYESLENVLQHAQNSSAAEPGCSKVLQGEMKEPESPGEQQRKGMQNNKIQDLNVGVRTLKVRCGRSKGVLYKNRFTAGVSRKCIKGSDGNWFTPLEFKAKGGYKSSKGWRRCIRYGGISLETLIKWGEILKPQLESSRMQKPEDLCAVRCVCCEERGHR; from the exons ATGTCTGCTCCAGGTTCTTCAGCTGAAATTTTGGACTGGTTCAGAGCCCATAAAATGAAGATTTCTACTGCAATTAGAGActtgtttccttttctttatgACCTACGAGACAAGAATATAATCCCTGAAGAAGATTTTAAG ATTTGGGAAGATAAGATAACTGCGAATCCAAATGATATTCGAAGAGTGGTATATGATGTCCTTGAGAGCATTCAGAACAATCTGTCAGCAATAAAGGAAATCTTCTGCAGCCAAAACCTGGCAGCATATCAAGATTTACGGCCACTATATGAAAGCCTAGAAAATG GGACACAAGAACAAAATCTGGATTTCCAGGGCACGACACTGCCTGTAACCTGTGGAACAGCACAAGGCATTTTACATACGGATATATTTGCAACAG GAGTTTCAAGGAAAAGTATTGAGGGTTCCAATGGAAAGTGGTTCACACCATCACAATTTGAGACTGAAGGAGGACGTAAACACTGGAAATGGTGGAGAAGAAGTATCCAATGTGGAAGGACTTCACTGGACACATTAATTAAG AGGGGACAGCTACCTGAGCCACCACTAAATTCCAGCAGGACAACGATG CCTGAACATGATGATGTATGTAGAGAAGATTCACTGAAATGCTGCAGTTCATGTCCCAGATACTTTCATGAAGATTGCCATATTCCGAAAATATCTGCTGAGAAAAG CATGTCTGCTCCAGGTACTTCAGATGAAATTTTTCGGTGGTTCAGGGGCCATAAAGTACAGATTTCTTTTGCAATCAAAGAtacttccccttttctccctctcctgcgAGCCAAGAGAATAATCTCCGAAAAAGATTTTAAG AATTGGTATGATAAGGTAGCTGCAAAACCAAATGATATTTGTAAAGTAGTATGTGATGTCCTTGAGAGCATTCAGACCAATGTGTCTGCAATAGAGGAGATCTTCTGCAAGGAGAACCTGGACGCATATCCAAATTTACAGCCATTATACGAAAGCCTAGAAAATG TTCTTCAGCATGCTCAGAATAGTTCTGCTGCAGAACCTGGGTGCAGCAAAGTACTCCAGGGAGAAATGAAGGAACCCGAGTCCCCTGGGGAGCAACAAA GAAAAGGCATgcagaataataaaatacaagattTGAATGTCGGGGTCCGAACACTGAAAGTACGCTGTGGAAGAAGTAAAGGTGTTTTATATAAGAATAGATTCACAGCAG GAGTTTCAAGGAAATGTATCAAGGGTTCCGATGGAAATTGGTTCACACCATTAGAATTTAAGGCTAAAGGAGGATATAAAAGTTCAAAAGGCTGGAGAAGATGTATCCGCTATGGTGGGATTTCCTTAGAAACATTAATAAAG TGGGGAGAAATACTGAAGCCACAACTGGAATCCTCAAGAATGCAGAAG CCAGAAGACCTGTGTGCTGTGCGCTGTGTGTGCTGTGAGGAGAGAGGTCACAGATAG